In the Leifsonia sp. 466MF genome, one interval contains:
- a CDS encoding transglutaminase family protein: protein MATESVAFSVPRVGVRRRVGYWRITGALVLQVVALSYALSGLIQGIGWWFALVATASAVLVTGAGLRSLGIPRGVVPVLLLVESAAIMTVAFGRGSGLLGIIPTPTTVTNWMQYLQQAMLSIYQQGTPAEALPEFLFLVVGGGCLLALILDTFAVAIRTPAFTAIGIAAVLVVPGALLGDGLDPLALAASAAAYLWLLRCDVRSRRPGTPRPGAALSVGASAVTIAVVLAGTAPGFDQGGATSFTAGGISIGGTVTPLVDLGKDLRRPAAVRALTYTTSAANGQYLKLASLDQFTGSVWKHRERDTNRLSDGAKIGPVAGLSDTVKTTKITTTVAIDNMTSRWLPAPAPVQSVKGLNGTWSWDPDDLTIGGINSTTQGQKYTATSLLLQPTADQLKAAGGFVPVEVQRDLFLPPNLPSIIEDTALTATKDAITEYDKAVALQDYFRDNSFVYSTQTPLKQGYDGDGARVIAKFLEVKSGYCVHFASAMALMARTLGIPSRVAEGYLPGATSGGTATNPGEYTVTSDDLHAWPELYFAGVGWVPFEPTVGRGTVPDYTRPQTDPAAAPPSSAATSSSAPRALVPTDPANPAGSATFTPTSGAQPLATGIGVALLVIGVLLIPAVWRRMRRRRRLRELTDEWGGASLVWDELRDTVRDLGWTAPPTETPRVFAGRVATAVAGTPAEDAVLRLLGELERDAYGPPTRRWAGGLSDDLETVLSALEAQAGPVLRTKALLIPVSLLPAGWPSAVRPRGAA from the coding sequence GTGGCGACTGAGTCCGTGGCGTTCTCCGTCCCTCGCGTCGGTGTGCGACGGCGGGTCGGCTACTGGCGCATCACCGGAGCGCTCGTGCTGCAGGTTGTGGCGCTGAGTTATGCGCTGTCCGGCCTCATCCAGGGCATCGGATGGTGGTTCGCCTTGGTGGCGACCGCTTCGGCGGTGCTCGTCACCGGGGCGGGACTCCGCAGCCTCGGCATCCCGAGGGGCGTCGTCCCCGTGCTGCTGCTGGTGGAGTCGGCGGCGATCATGACCGTCGCGTTCGGTCGGGGGTCGGGCCTGCTCGGCATCATCCCCACGCCGACGACCGTGACCAACTGGATGCAGTACCTCCAGCAGGCCATGCTCTCCATCTACCAGCAGGGCACTCCGGCGGAGGCCCTTCCCGAGTTCCTGTTCCTCGTCGTCGGCGGCGGATGCCTGCTCGCGCTCATCCTCGACACGTTCGCCGTGGCCATCCGGACGCCCGCCTTCACCGCCATCGGCATCGCCGCGGTGCTGGTCGTGCCGGGAGCGCTGCTCGGCGACGGGCTCGACCCTCTGGCTCTGGCAGCGTCGGCGGCTGCGTACCTGTGGCTGCTGCGCTGCGACGTGCGCAGCAGACGCCCGGGCACACCGCGTCCGGGAGCCGCCCTGTCGGTCGGCGCCTCGGCCGTGACCATCGCGGTCGTCCTCGCCGGGACCGCGCCGGGCTTCGATCAGGGCGGTGCGACCTCCTTCACCGCCGGGGGGATCTCCATCGGCGGCACGGTCACGCCGCTTGTCGACCTCGGCAAGGACCTCCGCCGCCCCGCCGCGGTGCGCGCGCTCACCTACACGACGAGCGCTGCGAACGGGCAGTACCTCAAGCTCGCGTCGCTCGACCAGTTCACCGGCTCCGTCTGGAAGCACCGGGAGCGCGACACCAACCGGCTGAGCGATGGAGCCAAGATCGGACCGGTCGCCGGGCTCTCCGACACCGTGAAGACGACGAAGATCACGACGACGGTCGCGATCGACAACATGACGAGCCGGTGGCTGCCGGCCCCAGCGCCCGTCCAGTCGGTGAAGGGGCTCAACGGCACGTGGTCGTGGGATCCGGACGACCTCACGATCGGCGGCATCAACTCGACGACGCAGGGGCAGAAGTACACGGCGACCAGCCTCCTGCTCCAGCCGACGGCCGACCAGCTGAAGGCCGCGGGCGGCTTCGTCCCGGTGGAGGTGCAGCGCGACCTGTTCCTGCCGCCCAACCTGCCGTCGATCATCGAGGACACGGCGCTCACGGCGACGAAGGATGCGATCACCGAGTACGACAAGGCGGTCGCGCTGCAGGACTACTTCCGCGACAACAGCTTCGTGTACTCCACGCAGACACCGCTGAAGCAGGGATACGACGGCGACGGTGCGCGAGTGATCGCGAAGTTCCTCGAGGTCAAGAGCGGGTACTGCGTCCACTTCGCCTCGGCGATGGCGCTGATGGCCCGCACCCTGGGCATCCCGTCGCGCGTCGCGGAGGGCTACCTGCCCGGCGCGACCAGTGGAGGGACAGCGACCAACCCGGGCGAGTACACGGTGACGAGCGACGACCTGCACGCCTGGCCCGAGCTGTACTTCGCCGGCGTGGGCTGGGTGCCGTTCGAGCCCACGGTCGGCCGAGGGACGGTCCCGGACTACACCCGGCCGCAGACCGACCCCGCCGCGGCGCCCCCGAGCTCGGCCGCCACCTCCAGCTCCGCACCGCGGGCGCTCGTTCCGACCGACCCGGCCAACCCCGCCGGCTCGGCCACTTTCACACCGACATCGGGAGCCCAGCCGCTCGCGACCGGCATCGGCGTCGCCCTCCTCGTCATCGGCGTCCTGCTCATCCCCGCGGTGTGGCGCAGGATGCGACGGCGTAGACGGCTGCGCGAGCTGACCGACGAGTGGGGAGGGGCCTCCCTCGTCTGGGACGAGTTGCGCGACACCGTCCGCGATCTCGGCTGGACGGCGCCGCCGACGGAGACCCCGCGCGTGTTCGCCGGCCGGGTGGCCACCGCGGTCGCCGGCACGCCGGCGGAGGATGCGGTCCTCCGGCTCCTCGGCGAACTCGAACGCGACGCATACGGCCCGCCGACCCGCCGCTGGGCGGGCGGACTCTCCGACGACCTCGAGACGGTGCTGTCGGCCCTGGAGGCGCAGGCCGGCCCGGTGCTGCGGACGAAAGCGCTGCTCATTCCTGTGTCCTTGCTGCCAGCGGGCTGGCCTTCCGCCGTCCGTCCCCGTGGAGCGGCGTAA
- the rpmF gene encoding 50S ribosomal protein L32, producing the protein MAVPKRKQSRANTHARRSQWKAEVPTLVKTIENGKVTYSLPHRAKVVEDSAGTALFLEYKGRKVADV; encoded by the coding sequence ATGGCCGTCCCGAAGCGGAAGCAGTCGCGCGCCAACACCCACGCCCGTCGTTCGCAGTGGAAGGCTGAGGTCCCCACGCTCGTCAAGACGATCGAGAACGGCAAGGTCACCTACAGCCTCCCGCACCGCGCGAAGGTCGTCGAGGACTCTGCGGGCACCGCCCTCTTCCTCGAGTACAAGGGCCGCAAGGTCGCCGACGTCTGA
- the rnc gene encoding ribonuclease III, with protein MVGENADRTALLEKLGVVIDPELLELALTHRSYAYEHGGIPNNERLEFLGDSILGQAVTVKLFRENPDLDEGELAKRRASLVSSVALAEVARGIGLGEYIRLGRGENQSGGREKASILADTVEALIGATYLDAGGDAATALVLRLIEPLLDDPDRFGAAMDPKTSLQEVAAHRGAGLPVYTVTNSGPDHSKTFHATVEVGSLVTATGEGTSKKQAEMAAALSAWTELTRRRARASRG; from the coding sequence GTGGTCGGAGAGAACGCTGACCGCACAGCACTTCTGGAGAAGCTCGGGGTCGTCATCGACCCCGAGCTTCTCGAGCTTGCGCTGACCCATCGCTCGTACGCGTACGAGCACGGCGGCATCCCCAATAACGAGCGTCTCGAGTTCCTCGGCGACTCCATCCTGGGGCAGGCGGTGACGGTCAAACTGTTCCGCGAGAATCCGGACCTCGACGAGGGCGAGCTCGCCAAGCGGCGGGCCAGTCTGGTGAGCTCGGTCGCACTGGCCGAGGTCGCGCGCGGCATCGGCCTGGGGGAGTACATCCGGCTCGGCCGCGGCGAGAACCAGAGCGGCGGTCGAGAGAAGGCGTCCATTCTCGCCGACACGGTCGAGGCGCTCATCGGCGCCACCTACCTGGATGCCGGGGGCGACGCTGCGACGGCGCTCGTCCTGCGGCTGATCGAGCCGCTGCTCGACGACCCGGACCGCTTCGGCGCCGCCATGGACCCGAAGACCAGCCTGCAGGAGGTCGCCGCCCACCGCGGCGCCGGCCTGCCGGTCTACACGGTGACCAACAGCGGCCCCGACCACTCCAAGACGTTCCACGCCACCGTCGAGGTGGGCAGCCTCGTCACCGCCACCGGCGAGGGGACGAGCAAGAAGCAGGCCGAGATGGCCGCGGCGCTGAGCGCCTGGACGGAACTGACGAGACGACGTGCCCGAGCTTCCCGAGGTTGA
- a CDS encoding YceD family protein has protein sequence MTHKNSPYTVNVYDLIRRPGTMREQRITIPVAEKLGEGLISVPEGETIDLDLRLESMHEGILATGDAQTTAIGVCGRCLIDIEQPVQVDFQELFAYSSDEAFDHEVHDDHVDLEPLIRDAVVLALPFQPVCRPDCPGLDPETGERLADVPDREPSQIVDPRWSALAAFQASDTDEPRPNTEKR, from the coding sequence GTGACCCACAAGAACTCGCCGTACACCGTCAATGTGTACGACCTCATCCGCCGCCCAGGCACGATGCGCGAACAGCGCATCACCATCCCTGTCGCGGAGAAACTCGGCGAGGGCCTGATCAGCGTCCCGGAGGGCGAGACCATCGATCTCGACCTCCGGTTGGAGTCGATGCACGAGGGGATTCTCGCGACGGGCGACGCTCAGACGACAGCCATCGGCGTGTGCGGCCGCTGCCTGATCGACATCGAGCAACCTGTCCAAGTCGATTTCCAGGAACTTTTCGCGTATTCTTCTGACGAAGCTTTCGATCATGAGGTTCACGACGACCACGTGGATCTTGAACCTCTGATCAGGGATGCGGTAGTGCTGGCACTGCCGTTCCAGCCGGTGTGCCGGCCGGACTGCCCAGGTCTCGACCCCGAGACCGGGGAGAGGCTGGCGGATGTACCGGACCGCGAGCCGTCGCAGATCGTCGATCCGCGCTGGTCTGCGCTTGCGGCCTTCCAGGCTTCCGACACCGATGAACCCCGACCGAACACAGAGAAGAGATAG
- the coaD gene encoding pantetheine-phosphate adenylyltransferase, with protein MNRIAVVPGSFDPVTLGHLDVIERAAGLWDEVHVVVVHNPDKSALLPIAQRVALLERSIEDAGIVGNIVIASWSVGLLVDYCTDVGAHVLVKGIRSSVDVAYETPMAIVNRHLADVETVFLLPNPANAHVSSSLVRQVSALGGDVSPYVPPAVHEYLQET; from the coding sequence ATGAACAGGATCGCCGTTGTCCCTGGATCGTTCGACCCGGTCACCCTCGGGCACCTCGATGTGATCGAGCGTGCTGCCGGTCTGTGGGACGAGGTCCACGTCGTGGTGGTCCACAATCCGGACAAGTCGGCCCTGCTGCCCATCGCGCAGCGGGTGGCCCTGCTGGAGCGCTCGATCGAGGATGCCGGCATCGTCGGCAACATCGTCATCGCCTCCTGGTCGGTCGGGCTGCTTGTCGACTACTGCACCGACGTCGGCGCCCACGTGCTGGTGAAAGGCATCCGCTCGTCGGTCGACGTCGCCTACGAGACGCCGATGGCCATCGTCAACCGCCACCTGGCCGATGTCGAGACCGTCTTCCTGCTGCCGAACCCGGCGAACGCCCACGTCTCCAGCTCGCTGGTGCGTCAGGTGTCCGCGCTCGGCGGCGACGTGAGCCCGTACGTGCCGCCGGCCGTGCACGAGTACCTCCAAGAGACCTAG
- a CDS encoding DUF58 domain-containing protein, producing the protein MPPGGRSSSPLKRPRPTARGWTLGAVGVVALVASAVFGRTDVLFVGVFLTVLPLAAMISVTVDRPRLTVTRSFHPDVVAAGEKATIVTTARNQAPRPSPAARWRESAPAAVGVQDSAPFPRLGAHQPDGMLGRDTVVLRQDVVPERRGAHPIGPLVVSRTDPFAIAYAEYAIGQPRQLLVTPRVVPLSRGELDVAHSEGTEHELLRHSIPSADELIAREYRPGDPLRRVHWRATARHDQLMVRQEEQRSNPEAWMLMDTRPLPAHAEEAADEFETLVDLVASIGVHLLDEGFAVSVVETGDRQLSGRSGAGRTGTMGATTATYDVGSADRMLLADLAAVETSVTARDDAVAELGAGLRRAGRPVPVFAVLAGAPPAELGALAALRSMGDPAVAFVGASMPTDTAEVLADAGWLCVTFAAGDDPAECWQRALRRQRAGVVARGD; encoded by the coding sequence ATGCCCCCGGGCGGCCGTTCCTCGTCGCCGCTGAAGCGGCCGCGCCCGACCGCTCGCGGCTGGACGCTCGGCGCCGTCGGGGTGGTGGCGCTCGTCGCGTCGGCCGTCTTCGGGCGCACGGACGTGCTGTTCGTCGGGGTGTTCCTGACCGTGCTCCCGCTCGCCGCCATGATCTCCGTGACGGTGGACCGCCCCCGCCTGACCGTCACCCGCAGTTTCCATCCGGATGTCGTGGCGGCGGGGGAGAAGGCCACCATCGTCACGACGGCGCGCAATCAGGCGCCGCGCCCCAGCCCCGCAGCCCGATGGCGCGAGTCCGCTCCCGCCGCGGTCGGCGTGCAGGACTCCGCGCCGTTCCCACGGCTCGGTGCGCACCAGCCCGACGGCATGCTGGGCCGCGACACGGTCGTCCTCCGGCAGGATGTCGTCCCCGAGCGCCGCGGTGCGCATCCCATCGGGCCGCTGGTGGTGAGCCGCACGGACCCGTTCGCGATCGCATACGCCGAGTACGCGATCGGCCAGCCGCGGCAACTGCTGGTGACGCCGCGCGTCGTGCCGTTGTCGCGCGGCGAGCTGGATGTCGCCCACAGCGAGGGCACCGAGCATGAGCTGCTGCGCCACAGCATCCCGAGCGCCGACGAGCTGATCGCCCGCGAGTACCGGCCGGGCGACCCGCTGCGGCGCGTGCACTGGCGGGCCACCGCACGGCACGACCAGCTGATGGTGCGGCAGGAGGAGCAGCGCAGCAACCCCGAGGCGTGGATGCTGATGGACACCCGCCCGCTGCCCGCGCACGCGGAAGAGGCGGCCGACGAGTTCGAGACGCTGGTCGACCTGGTCGCCTCGATCGGCGTGCACCTGCTGGACGAGGGATTCGCGGTGAGCGTCGTCGAGACCGGCGACCGCCAGCTGTCCGGGCGCAGCGGCGCCGGACGGACAGGGACGATGGGCGCGACGACGGCGACCTACGACGTCGGGAGCGCCGACCGCATGCTCCTCGCAGACCTCGCGGCGGTCGAGACAAGTGTCACGGCCCGTGACGACGCGGTCGCCGAGCTCGGCGCCGGTCTGCGCCGGGCCGGTCGCCCGGTCCCCGTGTTCGCCGTGCTGGCCGGTGCGCCGCCCGCGGAGCTCGGCGCCCTCGCGGCCCTCCGTTCGATGGGCGACCCCGCGGTGGCATTCGTCGGCGCCTCCATGCCGACCGATACGGCCGAGGTGCTCGCGGACGCCGGATGGCTCTGCGTGACCTTCGCCGCGGGCGACGATCCCGCCGAGTGCTGGCAGCGTGCGCTCCGGCGACAGCGGGCGGGGGTGGTGGCGCGTGGCGACTGA
- a CDS encoding AAA family ATPase → MNSYATRQPTESSVAPEEEAGDVTRMDLDELRRAAEQITANVESVIDGKHEAVQTALVVLLAEGHLLIEDVPGVGKTMLAKSLAKSVDCTVSRIQFTPDLLPSDVTGVSVYNQAERRFEFKPGAIFANIVIGDEINRASPKTQSALLECMEERQVTVDGSTYPLAAPFIVVATQNPVEMEGTYALPEAQRDRFMARIAMGYPDEGSELAMLTTRDTSSPLSRIRPVVSSDELRAMMVTARAVFASTPVKQYAVDLVRATREDRDLRLGASPRATLQLIRAAKAMAALAGRDFVLPDDVDALAVPVLGHRLLPTSRALGHHHESAPVIADIVRRIVASTPVPVGSGSSVGAGAAGATGR, encoded by the coding sequence ATGAACAGTTACGCGACGCGCCAGCCCACCGAATCCTCCGTCGCGCCTGAGGAGGAGGCGGGGGATGTCACCCGCATGGACCTCGACGAGCTGAGGCGCGCCGCGGAGCAGATCACCGCCAATGTGGAGTCCGTCATCGACGGAAAGCACGAGGCCGTGCAGACCGCGCTGGTGGTGCTGCTGGCCGAGGGGCATCTGCTGATCGAGGATGTTCCCGGTGTCGGCAAGACCATGCTGGCGAAGTCTCTGGCGAAGTCGGTCGACTGCACGGTCAGCCGCATCCAGTTCACCCCGGACCTCCTGCCGTCCGACGTCACAGGCGTCTCGGTCTACAACCAGGCGGAGCGCCGGTTCGAGTTCAAGCCGGGCGCCATCTTCGCGAACATCGTCATCGGCGACGAGATCAACCGCGCGAGCCCGAAGACGCAGTCCGCCCTGCTGGAGTGCATGGAGGAGCGCCAGGTCACGGTCGACGGCTCGACCTATCCACTCGCTGCCCCCTTCATCGTGGTCGCCACGCAGAACCCGGTCGAGATGGAGGGCACGTACGCCCTGCCGGAGGCGCAGCGCGACCGCTTCATGGCCCGGATCGCCATGGGCTACCCGGACGAGGGTTCCGAGCTCGCGATGCTGACCACGCGGGATACGTCCAGTCCGCTGTCGCGCATCCGCCCGGTGGTCAGCTCCGACGAGCTGCGGGCCATGATGGTGACCGCTCGTGCCGTGTTCGCCTCGACGCCGGTCAAGCAGTACGCGGTCGACCTGGTGCGGGCCACGCGCGAGGACCGTGACCTGCGGCTCGGCGCGAGTCCGCGTGCCACGCTCCAGTTGATCCGTGCGGCGAAGGCGATGGCGGCTCTCGCCGGCCGCGATTTCGTCCTCCCGGACGACGTGGATGCGCTGGCCGTGCCGGTGCTCGGCCACCGGCTGCTGCCGACCAGCCGGGCGCTCGGGCACCACCACGAGAGTGCTCCGGTGATCGCCGACATCGTCCGGCGGATCGTCGCGTCGACGCCGGTGCCCGTCGGCTCCGGTTCTTCGGTCGGCGCCGGCGCAGCGGGCGCCACGGGACGCTGA